One Drosophila santomea strain STO CAGO 1482 chromosome X, Prin_Dsan_1.1, whole genome shotgun sequence DNA segment encodes these proteins:
- the LOC120455121 gene encoding sphingosine kinase 1 — MTANTTTSEENVLRSGGQPQEPSTPTPDAEVGGGTPNELSEIFFVDNSRRKQSIKIQVKLCPEGVYLRRETDEDDHINEQLIRIDDIIGSRYGPRLKKRARGGLHSCRNPNVPGQEADPEPDSDNSAYLYIYAYLKKEKPLRRVQTLRILRFRSSNDYGVNLQTAELWHLTIRKHKRGNGSSSPADCGKPLLILLNPKSGSGKGRELFQKQVAPLLTEAEVQYDLQITTHPQFAKEFVRTRRDLLERYSGIVVASGDGLFYEVLNGLMERMDWLRACRQLPLGIIPCGSGNGLAKSVAHHCNEPYEPKPILHATLTCMAGKSTPMDVVRVELAPGDKHFVMYSFLSVGWGLIADIDIESERLRSIGAQRFTLWAIKRLIGLRSYKGRVSYLLAKDRKEPPVEAAKEAREIPVESDQQKRPSLPLNAGEFHDLPEEEEGDLDGEQFADAISLDRSVYRQHADSWHSAMSRRTAYYSVGGPSMRSNRSRMSISQRIEAANAEFAEKVPTGTIPGLQMPLPSSEGWICEDGDFVMVHAAYTTHLSSDVFFAPDSRLNDGLIYLVIIRSGVSRHQLLNFMLSLNTGTHLPIGEDPFIKVVPCWAFRIEPSSTDGILAVDGERVDYGPIQAEVMPGLINVMTTMGQ, encoded by the coding sequence ATGACGGCCAACACAACGACGTCGGAGGAAAATGTGCTGCGAAGTGGCGGACAGCCGCAGGAGCCCTCCACGCCCACCCCGGATGCAGAAGTGGGCGGTGGCACGCCCAACGAACTGAGCGAGATCTTCTTCGTGGACAACAGCCGGCGCAAGCAGAGCATCAAAATCCAGGTGAAACTCTGCCCGGAAGGGGTTTACCTGCGTCGCGAGACCGACGAGGATGATCACATCAATGAGCAGCTCATCAGGATCGATGATATCATTGGATCGCGCTACGGTCCGCGATTGAAGAAGCGGGCGCGTGGTGGTCTGCACTCCTGTCGGAATCCAAATGTACCGGGCCAGGAGGCGGATCCGGAACCGGATAGCGATAATAGCGCCTATTTGTACATCTATGCGTATCTGAAGAAGGAGAAGCCGCTGCGGCGGGTCCAAACGCTCAGGATTCTACGCTTTCGATCGAGCAATGACTATGGCGTGAATCTGCAGACCGCCGAGCTGTGGCATCTGACGATACGGAAGCACAAGCGCGGCAATGGCAGCAGTTCGCCCGCCGATTGTGGCAAACCGTTGCTCATACTCCTGAATCCGAAATCCGGCTCTGGCAAGGGTCGTGAGCTCTTCCAGAAACAGGTGGCACCGTTGCTGACGGAAGCCGAGGTGCAATACGATCTACAGATCACCACACATCCGCAGTTTGCCAAGGAGTTCGTGCGTACCAGAAGGGATCTGTTGGAGCGATATTCGGGCATTGTTGTGGCCTCCGGCGATGGTCTGTTCTACGAAGTGCTCAATGGGCTGATGGAGCGCATGGATTGGCTCAGAGCCTGCAGGCAACTGCCACTTGGCATCATTCCATGTGGCTCCGGTAATGGTTTGGCGAAAAGTGTGGCCCATCACTGCAACGAACCGTATGAACCGAAGCCCATTCTTCACGCCACCTTGACTTGCATGGCGGGAAAGAGTACACCCATGGATGTGGTCAGAGTGGAACTGGCACCGGGGGATAAGCACTTTGTGATGTACTCCTTCCTATCGGTGGGCTGGGGCCTGATAGCCGACATCGATATAGAAAGCGAGCGATTGAGATCGATTGGAGCGCAGAGATTCACGCTTTGGGCCATCAAGAGGTTAATTGGCCTGCGCAGCTACAAGGGCCGGGTGTCCTACCTACTGGCCAAGGACAGAAAGGAACCACCAGTGGAAGCGGCAAAGGAGGCGCGAGAGATTCCTGTAGAATCAGACCAGCAGAAGCGACCGTCTTTGCCATTGAATGCCGGGGAATTCCATGATCTacccgaggaggaggagggggatCTGGATGGAGAACAGTTCGCCGACGCCATATCCCTGGATCGTTCGGTTTATCGCCAGCATGCCGACAGTTGGCACTCGGCCATGTCCAGGAGAACGGCCTATTACTCCGTGGGAGGACCCAGTATGCGATCCAATCGCAGCCGAATGAGCATTAGCCAGCGAATCGAGGCGGCCAATGCGGAATTCGCAGAGAAGGTGCCAACGGGCACCATTCCGGGATTACAGATGCCGCTGCCCAGTAGCGAGGGTTGGATCTGCGAGGATGGTGACTTTGTGATGGTCCATGCCGCCTATACCACCCATCTCTCCTCCGACGTCTTCTTTGCCCCCGATTCCCGGCTAAACGATGGCCTCATCTACCTGGTGATAATCCGGAGTGGCGTTAGTCGCCATCAGCTGCTCAATTTCATGCTGAGCCTAAACACAGGCACCCATCTGCCCATCGGCGAGGATCCGTTCATCAAGGTGGTGCCATGTTGGGCATTCCGCATCGAGCCGAGCAGCACCGATGGCATCCTGGCGGTGGACGGCGAGCGGGTGGATTACGGACCCATTCAGGCGGAGGTGATGCCCGGCCTGATCAATGTGATGACCACCATGGGTCAGTAG
- the LOC120455120 gene encoding ecotropic viral integration site 5 ortholog isoform X1, giving the protein MTLTTTTTASSAESQAKMDVKGGALPGEENLPTSEMDLLAKLEAANKLIESDAKSLNSLHSTHSRKNSDTSQISLTSSGNSVAEEDIWTTWATILNDWEGALKRKNPCVSELVRRGIPHHFRAIVWQQLSGASDGDKKQYAEYIKATSACEKVIRRDIARTYPEVEFFKEKDGPGQEALFNVIKAYSLHDREVGYCQGSGFIVGLLLMQMPEEEAFAVLVQIMQQHRMRHMFKPSMSELGLCMYQLENLVQEQIPDMHIHFQQQGFQTTMYASSWFLTLYTTTLNVNLSCRIMDVFLSEGMEFIFKVALALLLTGKETLLCLDMEAMLKFFQKELPGRVEADVEGFFNLAYSIKLNTKRMKKMEKEYQDLKKKEQEEMAELRRLRRENCLLKQRNELLEAESAELADRLVRGQVSRAEEEETSYAIQTELMQLRRSYLEVSHQLENANEEVRGLSLRLQENNVSIDSNNSRQSSIDELCMKEEALKQRDEMVSCLLEELVKVRQGLAESEDQIRNLKAKVEELEEDKKTLRETTPDNSVAHLQDELIASKLREAEASLSLKDLKQRVQELSSQWQRQLAENQRSESERTTNAVDSTPKKLLTNFFDSSKSSEHTQKLEEELMTTRIREMETLTELKELRLKVMELETQVQVSTNQLRRQDEEHKKLKEELEMAVTREKDMSNKAREQQHRYSDLESRMKDELMNVKIKFTEQSQTVAELKQEISRLETKNSEMLAEGELRANLDDSDKVRDLQDRLADMKAELTALKSRGKFPGAKLRSSSIQSIESTEIDFNDLNMVRRGSTELST; this is encoded by the exons ATGACCCTGACCACAACGACCACTGCCTCATCAGCCGAGAGCCAAGCGAAAATGGACGTGAAGGGCGGCGCACTTCCCGGCGAAGAGAACCTGCCCACCTCCGAGAtggatctgctggccaagcTGGAGGCGGCCAACAAGCTCATCGAGAGCGATGCCAAGTCCCTCAACTCTCTGCACTCCACGCACAGTCGCAAGAACTCGGACACGAGTCAGATCAGCCTTACGTCGA GTGGAAACTCGGTGGCCGAAGAGGACATCTGGACGACGTGGGCCACCATCCTCAATGACTGGGAGGGAGCACTGAAACGAAAGAATCCCTGCGTGAGTGAGCTGGTGCGCCGTGGAATTCCACACCACTTCCGAGCGATCGTGTGGCAGCAGTTGAGTGGAGCGTCCGATGGCGACAAGAAGCAGTATGCGGAGTACATCAAGGCGACCAGTGCCTGCGAAAAGGTCATACGACGGGACATTGCCCGCACCTATCCCGAGGTGGAGTTCTTCAAGGAGAAGGATGGACCCGGACAGGAGGCCCTCTTCAATGTAATCAAGGCCTATTCCCTACACGATCGCGAGGTGGGCTATTGCCAGGGCTCGGGATTCATCGTTGGTCTGCTGCTGATGCAAATGCCCGAGGAGGAGGCATTCGCTGTGCTCGTGCAGATCATGCAGCAGCATCGGATGCGACACATGTTCAAGCCCTCCATGTCGGAGTTGGGTTTGTGCATGTACCAGCTGGAGAATCTGGTGCAGGAGCAGATACCCGACATGCACATTCACTTCCAGCAACAGGGCTTCCAGACGACCATGTACGCCTCCAGTTGGTTCCTCACCCTATACACGACCACTCTGAATGTCAATCTGAGTTGTCGCATCATGGACGTCTTCCTCAGCGAGGGCATGGAGTTCATCTTCAAGGTGGCATTGGCCCTGCTGCTCACCGGCAAGGAAACGTTGCTCTGCCTGGACATGGAGGCAATGCTTAAGTTCTTCCAAAAGGAGCTGCCCGGCCGCGTGGAGGCGGATGTCGAGGGCTTCTTCAATCTAGCCTACTCCATAAAGCTGAATACCAAGCGCATGAAGAAGATGGAGAAGGAGTACCAGGACCTCAagaagaaggagcaggaggagatGGCCGAGCTGCGGCGACTGAGACGCGAGAACTGCCTGCTGAAGCAGCGCAATGAGCTGCTGGAGGCCGAGAGCGCCGAACTGGCCGATCGCCTGGTGCGTGGTCAGGTTTCCAGGGCTGAGGAGGAGGAAACTAG CTATGCCATTCAGACGGAGTTGATGCAGCTGCGTCGGTCTTACTTGGAGGTCTCCCATCAGCTGGAAAACGCCAACGAGGAGGTCCGCGGCCTGAGTCTTCGTCTGCAGGAGAAT AATGTATCCATCGACAGC AATAACTCCCGGCAGTCGTCCATTGACGAGCTCTGCATGAAGGAGGAGGCGCTCAAGCAGCGCGACGAGATGGTCTCCTGTCTGCTGGAGGAATTGGTAAAGGTGCGTCAGGGTCTGGCCGAAAGCGAGGATCAGATCAGGAACCTCAAGGCTAAGGTGGAGGAACTGGAGGAGGACAAGAAGACGCTGCGGGAAACGACGCCCGACAATTCGGTGGCTCACCTGCAGGATGAACTGATTGCCAGTAAACTTCGCGAGGCCGAGGCCTCACTATCGCTGAAGGATCTCAAGCAGAGGGTGCAGGAGCTGAGCAGccagtggcagcggcagctggCCGAGAATCAGCGCAGCGAAAGCGAACGCACCACCAACGCTGTGGACTCTACGCCCAAGAAGCTGCTGACCAACTTCTTTGACAGCTCCAAGAGCAGCGAGCACACTCAGAAACTTGAGGAGGAGCTGATGACCACACGTATTCGCGAAATGGAGACGCTCACCGAGCTCAAGGAGCTGCGACTCAAGGTCATGGAGCTGGAGACACAGGTACAGGTGTCCACCAATCAGCTGAGGCGGCAGGATGAGGAGCACAAGAAGCTGAAGGAGGAGCTCGAAATGGCCGTCACCCGGGAGAAGGACATGTCCAACAAGGCGCGTGAGCAGCAGCACAG ATACTCGGATCTGGAATCTCGCATGAAGGATGAGCTGATGAACGTGAAAATCAAATTCACCGAGCAAAGCCAAACGGTGGCTGAACTGAAACAGGAAATTTCCCGACTTGAGACCAAG AACTCGGAAATGCTCGCCGAGGGCGAACTGCGCGCGAATCTGGATGATTCGGATAAGGTGCGCGACCTGCAGGACAGGCTGGCCGACATGAAGGCGGAG CTGACGGCATTGAAAAGTCGTGGCAAATTTCCGGGCGCCAAACTGCGCAGCTCCTCGATCCAATCGATCGAATCCACCGAGATCGACTTCAACGATCTTAATATGGTGAGGCGCGGGAGCACGGAGCTGTCCACATAA
- the LOC120455120 gene encoding ecotropic viral integration site 5 ortholog isoform X2: MTLTTTTTASSAESQAKMDVKGGALPGEENLPTSEMDLLAKLEAANKLIESDAKSLNSLHSTHSRKNSDTSQISLTSSGNSVAEEDIWTTWATILNDWEGALKRKNPCVSELVRRGIPHHFRAIVWQQLSGASDGDKKQYAEYIKATSACEKVIRRDIARTYPEVEFFKEKDGPGQEALFNVIKAYSLHDREVGYCQGSGFIVGLLLMQMPEEEAFAVLVQIMQQHRMRHMFKPSMSELGLCMYQLENLVQEQIPDMHIHFQQQGFQTTMYASSWFLTLYTTTLNVNLSCRIMDVFLSEGMEFIFKVALALLLTGKETLLCLDMEAMLKFFQKELPGRVEADVEGFFNLAYSIKLNTKRMKKMEKEYQDLKKKEQEEMAELRRLRRENCLLKQRNELLEAESAELADRLVRGQVSRAEEEETSYAIQTELMQLRRSYLEVSHQLENANEEVRGLSLRLQENNNSRQSSIDELCMKEEALKQRDEMVSCLLEELVKVRQGLAESEDQIRNLKAKVEELEEDKKTLRETTPDNSVAHLQDELIASKLREAEASLSLKDLKQRVQELSSQWQRQLAENQRSESERTTNAVDSTPKKLLTNFFDSSKSSEHTQKLEEELMTTRIREMETLTELKELRLKVMELETQVQVSTNQLRRQDEEHKKLKEELEMAVTREKDMSNKAREQQHRYSDLESRMKDELMNVKIKFTEQSQTVAELKQEISRLETKNSEMLAEGELRANLDDSDKVRDLQDRLADMKAELTALKSRGKFPGAKLRSSSIQSIESTEIDFNDLNMVRRGSTELST, from the exons ATGACCCTGACCACAACGACCACTGCCTCATCAGCCGAGAGCCAAGCGAAAATGGACGTGAAGGGCGGCGCACTTCCCGGCGAAGAGAACCTGCCCACCTCCGAGAtggatctgctggccaagcTGGAGGCGGCCAACAAGCTCATCGAGAGCGATGCCAAGTCCCTCAACTCTCTGCACTCCACGCACAGTCGCAAGAACTCGGACACGAGTCAGATCAGCCTTACGTCGA GTGGAAACTCGGTGGCCGAAGAGGACATCTGGACGACGTGGGCCACCATCCTCAATGACTGGGAGGGAGCACTGAAACGAAAGAATCCCTGCGTGAGTGAGCTGGTGCGCCGTGGAATTCCACACCACTTCCGAGCGATCGTGTGGCAGCAGTTGAGTGGAGCGTCCGATGGCGACAAGAAGCAGTATGCGGAGTACATCAAGGCGACCAGTGCCTGCGAAAAGGTCATACGACGGGACATTGCCCGCACCTATCCCGAGGTGGAGTTCTTCAAGGAGAAGGATGGACCCGGACAGGAGGCCCTCTTCAATGTAATCAAGGCCTATTCCCTACACGATCGCGAGGTGGGCTATTGCCAGGGCTCGGGATTCATCGTTGGTCTGCTGCTGATGCAAATGCCCGAGGAGGAGGCATTCGCTGTGCTCGTGCAGATCATGCAGCAGCATCGGATGCGACACATGTTCAAGCCCTCCATGTCGGAGTTGGGTTTGTGCATGTACCAGCTGGAGAATCTGGTGCAGGAGCAGATACCCGACATGCACATTCACTTCCAGCAACAGGGCTTCCAGACGACCATGTACGCCTCCAGTTGGTTCCTCACCCTATACACGACCACTCTGAATGTCAATCTGAGTTGTCGCATCATGGACGTCTTCCTCAGCGAGGGCATGGAGTTCATCTTCAAGGTGGCATTGGCCCTGCTGCTCACCGGCAAGGAAACGTTGCTCTGCCTGGACATGGAGGCAATGCTTAAGTTCTTCCAAAAGGAGCTGCCCGGCCGCGTGGAGGCGGATGTCGAGGGCTTCTTCAATCTAGCCTACTCCATAAAGCTGAATACCAAGCGCATGAAGAAGATGGAGAAGGAGTACCAGGACCTCAagaagaaggagcaggaggagatGGCCGAGCTGCGGCGACTGAGACGCGAGAACTGCCTGCTGAAGCAGCGCAATGAGCTGCTGGAGGCCGAGAGCGCCGAACTGGCCGATCGCCTGGTGCGTGGTCAGGTTTCCAGGGCTGAGGAGGAGGAAACTAG CTATGCCATTCAGACGGAGTTGATGCAGCTGCGTCGGTCTTACTTGGAGGTCTCCCATCAGCTGGAAAACGCCAACGAGGAGGTCCGCGGCCTGAGTCTTCGTCTGCAGGAGAAT AATAACTCCCGGCAGTCGTCCATTGACGAGCTCTGCATGAAGGAGGAGGCGCTCAAGCAGCGCGACGAGATGGTCTCCTGTCTGCTGGAGGAATTGGTAAAGGTGCGTCAGGGTCTGGCCGAAAGCGAGGATCAGATCAGGAACCTCAAGGCTAAGGTGGAGGAACTGGAGGAGGACAAGAAGACGCTGCGGGAAACGACGCCCGACAATTCGGTGGCTCACCTGCAGGATGAACTGATTGCCAGTAAACTTCGCGAGGCCGAGGCCTCACTATCGCTGAAGGATCTCAAGCAGAGGGTGCAGGAGCTGAGCAGccagtggcagcggcagctggCCGAGAATCAGCGCAGCGAAAGCGAACGCACCACCAACGCTGTGGACTCTACGCCCAAGAAGCTGCTGACCAACTTCTTTGACAGCTCCAAGAGCAGCGAGCACACTCAGAAACTTGAGGAGGAGCTGATGACCACACGTATTCGCGAAATGGAGACGCTCACCGAGCTCAAGGAGCTGCGACTCAAGGTCATGGAGCTGGAGACACAGGTACAGGTGTCCACCAATCAGCTGAGGCGGCAGGATGAGGAGCACAAGAAGCTGAAGGAGGAGCTCGAAATGGCCGTCACCCGGGAGAAGGACATGTCCAACAAGGCGCGTGAGCAGCAGCACAG ATACTCGGATCTGGAATCTCGCATGAAGGATGAGCTGATGAACGTGAAAATCAAATTCACCGAGCAAAGCCAAACGGTGGCTGAACTGAAACAGGAAATTTCCCGACTTGAGACCAAG AACTCGGAAATGCTCGCCGAGGGCGAACTGCGCGCGAATCTGGATGATTCGGATAAGGTGCGCGACCTGCAGGACAGGCTGGCCGACATGAAGGCGGAG CTGACGGCATTGAAAAGTCGTGGCAAATTTCCGGGCGCCAAACTGCGCAGCTCCTCGATCCAATCGATCGAATCCACCGAGATCGACTTCAACGATCTTAATATGGTGAGGCGCGGGAGCACGGAGCTGTCCACATAA
- the LOC120456026 gene encoding glutamine synthetase 2 cytoplasmic isoform X1 yields the protein MSARILEDSPNARINKTILDRYLSLPLQENIVQATYVWIDGTGEDLRCKDRTLDFIPQSPKELPVWNYDGSSCYQAEGSNSDTYLYPVAIYKDPFRRGNNILVMCDTYKFDGTPTDTNKRKTCLEVANKCAAEEPWFGIEQEYTFLDFDGHPLGWPKNGFPGPQGPYYCGVGANKVYARDIVDAHYRACLYAGIKVSGTNAEVMPAQWEFQVGPCEGISIGDDLWMARFLLHRISEEFGIVSTLDPKPMPGDWNGAGAHTNVSTKAMREDGGIRDIEKAVAKLSKCHERHIRAYDPKQGQDNARRLTGKHETSSINDFSAGVANRGCSIRIPRGVNDDGKGYFEDRRPSSNCDPYSVVEAILRTICLDE from the exons ATGTCCGCTAGGATCCTGGAGGACTCGCCCAACGCGCGCATCAACAAGACGATCCTCGATCGCTACCTCTCGCTGCCGCTGCAGGAGAACATCGTCCAGGCCACCTACGTGTGGATCGATGGCACCGGCGAGGATCTGCGCTGCAAGGACCGCACCCTCGACTTCATTCCCCAGAGTCCCAAGG AGCTCCCCGTTTGGAACTACGATGGAAGCTCGTGCTACCAGGCCGAGGGATCCAACTCGGACACCTACCTGTACCCGGTGGCCATCTACAAGGATCCCTTCCGGCGCGGCAACAACATCCTGGTGATGTGCGACACCTACAAGTTCGACGGCACCCCCACGGACACCAACAAGCGCAAGACCTGCCTGGAGGTGGCCAACAAGTGCGCCGCTGAGGAGCCCTGGTTCGGCATTGAGCAGGAGTACACCTTCCTCGACTTCGATGGCCATCCATTGGGCTGGCCCAAGAACGGCTTCCCCGGACCACAGGGACCCTACTACTGCGGCGTTGGTGCCAACAAG GTCTACGCCCGCGACATTGTGGATGCCCACTACCGCGCCTGTCTGTACGCCGGAATCAAGGTGTCCGGCACCAATGCCGAGGTGATGCCCGCCCAGTGGGAGTTCCAGGTGGGACCCTGCGAGGGCATCTCCATTGGCGATGATCTCTGGATGGCCCGTTTCCTCTTGCACCGCATCTCCGAGGAGTTTGGC ATTGTGTCCACTCTGGATCCCAAGCCAATGCCTGGCGATTGGAACGGTGCTGGTGCCCACACCAATGTGTCCACGAAGGCGATGCGTGAGGATGGCGGCATCCGGGACATCGAGAAGGCGGTGGCCAAGCTGTCCAAGTGCCACGAGAGGCACATTCGCGCCTACGATCCCAAGCAGGGCCAGGACAACGCCCGTCGTCTGACCGGAAAGCACGAGACGAGCTCCATCAACGATTTCAGTGCCGGCGTGGCCAATCGCGGATGCAGCATACGCATTCCCCGCGGCGTCAACGATGATGGCAAGGGCTACTTCGAGGATCGCCGGCCCAGCTCTAACTGCGATCCCTACTCCGTGGTGGAGGCCATCTTGCGCACCATCTGCCTGGACGAATAG
- the LOC120456026 gene encoding glutamine synthetase 2 cytoplasmic isoform X2, whose translation MHSAILEDSPNARINKTILDRYLSLPLQENIVQATYVWIDGTGEDLRCKDRTLDFIPQSPKELPVWNYDGSSCYQAEGSNSDTYLYPVAIYKDPFRRGNNILVMCDTYKFDGTPTDTNKRKTCLEVANKCAAEEPWFGIEQEYTFLDFDGHPLGWPKNGFPGPQGPYYCGVGANKVYARDIVDAHYRACLYAGIKVSGTNAEVMPAQWEFQVGPCEGISIGDDLWMARFLLHRISEEFGIVSTLDPKPMPGDWNGAGAHTNVSTKAMREDGGIRDIEKAVAKLSKCHERHIRAYDPKQGQDNARRLTGKHETSSINDFSAGVANRGCSIRIPRGVNDDGKGYFEDRRPSSNCDPYSVVEAILRTICLDE comes from the exons ATGCATTCAGC GATCCTGGAGGACTCGCCCAACGCGCGCATCAACAAGACGATCCTCGATCGCTACCTCTCGCTGCCGCTGCAGGAGAACATCGTCCAGGCCACCTACGTGTGGATCGATGGCACCGGCGAGGATCTGCGCTGCAAGGACCGCACCCTCGACTTCATTCCCCAGAGTCCCAAGG AGCTCCCCGTTTGGAACTACGATGGAAGCTCGTGCTACCAGGCCGAGGGATCCAACTCGGACACCTACCTGTACCCGGTGGCCATCTACAAGGATCCCTTCCGGCGCGGCAACAACATCCTGGTGATGTGCGACACCTACAAGTTCGACGGCACCCCCACGGACACCAACAAGCGCAAGACCTGCCTGGAGGTGGCCAACAAGTGCGCCGCTGAGGAGCCCTGGTTCGGCATTGAGCAGGAGTACACCTTCCTCGACTTCGATGGCCATCCATTGGGCTGGCCCAAGAACGGCTTCCCCGGACCACAGGGACCCTACTACTGCGGCGTTGGTGCCAACAAG GTCTACGCCCGCGACATTGTGGATGCCCACTACCGCGCCTGTCTGTACGCCGGAATCAAGGTGTCCGGCACCAATGCCGAGGTGATGCCCGCCCAGTGGGAGTTCCAGGTGGGACCCTGCGAGGGCATCTCCATTGGCGATGATCTCTGGATGGCCCGTTTCCTCTTGCACCGCATCTCCGAGGAGTTTGGC ATTGTGTCCACTCTGGATCCCAAGCCAATGCCTGGCGATTGGAACGGTGCTGGTGCCCACACCAATGTGTCCACGAAGGCGATGCGTGAGGATGGCGGCATCCGGGACATCGAGAAGGCGGTGGCCAAGCTGTCCAAGTGCCACGAGAGGCACATTCGCGCCTACGATCCCAAGCAGGGCCAGGACAACGCCCGTCGTCTGACCGGAAAGCACGAGACGAGCTCCATCAACGATTTCAGTGCCGGCGTGGCCAATCGCGGATGCAGCATACGCATTCCCCGCGGCGTCAACGATGATGGCAAGGGCTACTTCGAGGATCGCCGGCCCAGCTCTAACTGCGATCCCTACTCCGTGGTGGAGGCCATCTTGCGCACCATCTGCCTGGACGAATAG
- the LOC120455728 gene encoding odorant receptor 10a — protein MSKWFRFLQRDQQLDVYFFAVPRLSLNIMGYWPGKSGDTLPWRSLIHFVILSIGVATELHAGLRFLHQQQITLALETLCPAGTSAVTLLKMFLMLHYRQDLSTMWYRLRSLIFDPNWQRLEQQDIRMSYSVMAARINFWPLSAGFFTCTTYNLKPILIAMVLCLQKRCEEFVWFTPFNMTMPNVLLSSPFFPLTYIFIAYTGYVTIFMFGGCDGFYFEFCAHLSALFEVLQAEIESIFTPYKDLLELSPVQLYTLEQKMRSVIIRHNAIIDLARFFRERYTVITLAHFVSAAMVIGFSMVNLLTLGNNGLGAMLYVAYTIAALSQLLVYCYGGTLVAESSTELCQAMFSCPWQLFKPKQRRLVHLLILRSQRPISMAVPFFSPSLATFAAILHTSGSIIALVKSFQ, from the exons ATGTCCAAGTGGTTTCGCTTTCTGCAACGCGATCAACAGCTGGATGTGTACTTTTTTGCAGTGCCCCGCTTGAGTTTAAATATAATGGGCTATTGGCCGGGAAAAAGTGGGGATACGTTGCCCTGGAGATCGCTGATTCACTTCGTGATCCTGTCGATTGGCGTGGCGACCGAACTCCATGCTGGTTTGCGTTTTCTACACCAACAGCAGATTACCTTGGCCCTGGAGACCCTCTGTCCAGCTGGAACCTCGGCGGTCACGCTGCTCAAGATGTTCCTCATGCTGCACTATCGCCAGGACTTATCGACCATGTGGTACCGCCTGAGGAGCCTGATTTTCGATCCCAACTGGCAGCGATTGGAGCAACAGGACATCCGGATGAGCTACTCGGTCATGGCGGCCCGCATCAACTTCTGGCCACTGTCGGCCGGATTCTTTACCTGCACCACATACAACTTGAAGCCCATCCTGATCGCAATGGTCCTGTGCCTCCAGAAGCGTTGCGAGGAATTCGTCTGGTTTACACCCTTCAATATGAC AATGCCCAACGTTCTGCTCAGCTCTCCGTTTTTTCCCCTGACCTACATATTTATTGCCTACACGGGCTATGTGACCATCTTTATGTTTGGAGGCTGTGATGGATTTTATTTCGAGTTCTGCGCTCACTTATCAGCTCTTTTCGAAGTGCTGCAAGCGGAGATAGAATCAATTTTTACGCCCTACAAAG ATCTTTTGGAACTGTCGCCAGTGCAGCTGTATACGTTAGAGCAGAAGATGCGCTCTGTAATCATTCGACACAATGCCATTATCGATTTGGCCAGATTTTTCCGGGAGCGCTATACTGTTATCACGCTGGCTCATTTCGTTTCCGCCGCCATGGTGATTGGATTCAGCATGGTGAATCTCCTCACGCTGGGCAATAATGGTCTGGGTGCCATGCTCTATGTGGCCTATACGATTGCCGCTTTGAGCCAACTGCTGGTTTACTGCTATGGCGGAACTCTGGTGGCCGAAAGT AGCACGGAGCTGTGCCAGGCTATGTTCTCGTGTCCGTGGCAACTTTTTAAGCCTAAACAACGTCGCCTCGTTCACCTTTTGATTCTCAGGTCGCAGCGTCCCATTTCGATGGCAGTGCCCTTCTTTTCACCCTCCTTGGCCACCTTTGCTGCG ATTCTTCACACTTCGGGCTCTATTATTGCGCTGGTCAAGTCCTTTCAGTAA